DNA sequence from the Deltaproteobacteria bacterium HGW-Deltaproteobacteria-2 genome:
TTCCCAGCAGTTCGGCCAGCATTGCTCCGACCTGACCGGAGTCATCGTCAATGGCGCGCTGTCCGCAGAAGATAATGTCATGGGGCAGTCCTTTAATAGCAGCGGCCAGGGCAGACGCCGTGACAAAAGCGTCGGCGTTATCCAGAGCGGGATCACTGATATGAATGCCTTTATCCGCACCCATAGCCAGAGCGGTTCTGATTGTTTCCATTGCTCTTGCCGGTCCCACGGAGACAATCGTTACATCCCCGCCATTTTTTTCTTTAAGTTTCAGAGCTTCTTCGACGCCGAATTCATCATAAGGATTCATGACCCATTTAATCTGGCCATCTTCTATTCCTGATCCGTCAGCTTTGACCTTGATCTGGGCTTCAGTATCCGGTACCTGTTTTACACATGCGATAATATTCACTTTGTCCAACCTCCTTCTTCTGCACATCTTTCTTTTGAGGGAAAAACACGCATTTTTATTTTTTCTTTGTAGGTTTTATAAAAAAGTCCGATTCCCCTTTTCCAGGGAACCGGACTTAATGTTTTACAGTCTATTTTTGACGATATCGTCAACAACTGATGGATCGGCCAGCGTGCTGGTGTCACCCAAGTTGCCCAGATCGTTGGCGGCAACTTTCTTCAAAATTCTTCTCATGATCTTGCCGCTGCGTGTTTTAGGAAGACCATCGGCCCACTGAATCTTGTCGGGTGTCGCGATGGGTCCGATAACCGTGCGGACATGAGCAATC
Encoded proteins:
- a CDS encoding electron transfer flavoprotein subunit beta, producing the protein MNIIACVKQVPDTEAQIKVKADGSGIEDGQIKWVMNPYDEFGVEEALKLKEKNGGDVTIVSVGPARAMETIRTALAMGADKGIHISDPALDNADAFVTASALAAAIKGLPHDIIFCGQRAIDDDSGQVGAMLAELLGIPQLTLVTKLDFAGSSVKVIRPIEGAQLSIETSLPCVVTAQKGLNEPRYASLPGIMKAKKKPVDVKNAAALGIATDVKAKVAKVVPPPARAAGKIICGDDAAQKAAEVARCLREEAKVI